From the genome of Candidatus Kapaibacterium sp., one region includes:
- a CDS encoding HU family DNA-binding protein codes for MNKAELVAAIAQKTGLSKAVAEKALKGVVDAVSEALAKGESVGLVGFGTFSVQQRAARRGRNPRTGARITIPARKVPKFTPGKTLRELVSGQKRAVAPKAAAKKAAKRK; via the coding sequence ATGAACAAGGCGGAGTTAGTTGCGGCAATCGCTCAAAAGACCGGTTTATCTAAAGCGGTTGCCGAGAAGGCGCTCAAGGGCGTCGTGGATGCTGTGTCTGAGGCACTGGCTAAAGGTGAGTCGGTTGGGCTGGTGGGCTTTGGAACCTTTAGTGTGCAGCAGCGGGCAGCGCGGAGAGGGCGTAATCCGCGAACGGGTGCCCGCATTACTATCCCGGCGCGCAAGGTGCCGAAGTTTACACCTGGGAAGACGCTGCGGGAGCTGGTCAGCGGTCAGAAGAGGGCTGTAGCTCCAAAAGCAGCTGCGAAGAAGGCAGCGAAGAGAAAGTAG
- a CDS encoding aspartate carbamoyltransferase catalytic subunit, with amino-acid sequence MAPGLRQHHLLGISELTREEVELIFHRAEAYLPYCRSAQHRLPDLRGKTVVLAFFEPSTRTRVSFELAARRLSADVVSFQAAASSLAKGESLLDTVQTLEAMGIDALVVRHRASGVPWLLRRFLSCSIINAGDGQHEHPTQALLDGFTLWKHFGTLRGLRVCIVGDVLHSRVARSNIALLRLFGAEVAVCGPATLLPHNVERVWGIRLFRDLREAVEWADVLNVLRLQRERMESGLVASLEEYHRFFGITEQVVGWNPAVRILHPGPVNYGVELVPEVALGANSYIRQQVTHGVAIRMAVLSLLLGGG; translated from the coding sequence ATGGCGCCCGGCTTGCGGCAGCATCATCTACTGGGTATTTCTGAGTTGACGCGGGAAGAGGTTGAGCTCATCTTCCACCGTGCAGAGGCGTACCTGCCGTACTGTCGCTCTGCACAACATCGTTTGCCGGACCTACGTGGGAAGACCGTCGTGCTGGCCTTCTTTGAGCCTTCCACTCGAACGCGGGTAAGCTTTGAGTTGGCAGCAAGGCGTCTTTCGGCGGATGTTGTCTCGTTTCAAGCAGCTGCTAGCAGTCTAGCAAAGGGAGAGTCATTGCTCGATACGGTGCAGACTCTAGAAGCCATGGGAATCGACGCTCTAGTAGTCCGCCATCGGGCTTCGGGGGTCCCTTGGCTGCTGCGGCGCTTTCTGAGTTGCAGTATTATCAATGCAGGTGATGGCCAACACGAGCATCCTACACAGGCCCTTCTGGATGGCTTTACGCTCTGGAAGCACTTTGGGACTCTGCGGGGGCTACGAGTGTGTATCGTTGGGGACGTGCTGCATAGCCGGGTTGCCCGTTCCAACATCGCCCTTTTGCGGCTTTTTGGGGCTGAAGTTGCCGTCTGCGGTCCGGCGACGTTGCTGCCCCACAATGTGGAACGGGTCTGGGGGATTCGGTTATTTCGGGACTTGCGCGAAGCTGTAGAATGGGCCGACGTCCTCAACGTACTCCGCCTCCAGCGGGAACGGATGGAAAGCGGACTAGTGGCGAGCCTAGAGGAGTATCACCGCTTCTTCGGGATTACCGAGCAGGTCGTGGGGTGGAACCCTGCTGTACGGATTCTGCATCCCGGTCCGGTGAACTACGGTGTGGAGCTAGTTCCTGAGGTGGCTTTGGGGGCGAACTCTTACATCCGGCAGCAGGTCACGCACGGCGTAGCTATTCGGATGGCAGTGCTGTCGCTACTTCTGGGTGGCGGGTGA